The Thalassotalea sp. 273M-4 genome includes a region encoding these proteins:
- the thrA gene encoding bifunctional aspartate kinase/homoserine dehydrogenase I gives MRVLKFGGSSLANADRFLTVAEIIENKSQQSPIAVVVSAPQGITNHLVALTENLLEGAELEQGIAHLVHAITNIFDGLSSSQRYFNRQHAEQALARWEHQLSRWLTGAAMLNHCPNHIRACVISLGERLSVAILESLLQREQQQLTLLEPEAFLKTNESSLNAVADLVLCRQLYVEKYSQNERICLMPGFIGSAPSGQLTTLGRNGSDYSAAVLSVCANAECCEIWTDVDGVFNADPRLIKDAKLLDHLSYQEAMELSYFGAKVLHPKTIGPIAQHHIPCLIKNTTNPDAKGTLISNEDKGLKQVKAISNLDELTMINVSGPGMKGMVGMASRVFACMSRENISLVMISQSSSEYCISFCVYSSEAYRAQQSLQAEFELELLNQLLEPIELQSHLSIVSLVGDGMHQQRGVAGKLFSSLAQARVNVVAIAQDSSERSISVVIEQRKCTDALKVCHQNFFSHRQTIDAFLVGCGVVGSELIAQIGRQQQYLNQQGIELKLYGIANSKGMAFEPNGIDLQHWQEALKSDLKAVSLENIKAFVRSQHLINPVLVDCTSSEELAMTYADFLAEGFHVVTPNKKANTDSWAYYLKLREAARSTNRLFLYETNVGAGLPVIDTMQNLFKAGDSLNQFEGVLSGSLSYIFGKLDEGISLSEATNIAKSHGFTEPDPRDDLSGMDVARKLLIMAREAGMVLELQNIKVESVLPQDFDASGSVDDFLHNLKQLDQEFKERVENAAKDGKVLRYVGSICQGECRVSIEAVDASHPLYGIKDGENALAIQSQYYQPIPLVLRGYGAGAEVTAAGVFGDLLRTQAWKQEL, from the coding sequence ATGAGAGTATTGAAATTTGGTGGTTCATCACTTGCAAATGCAGACAGGTTTTTAACGGTTGCCGAAATCATTGAAAATAAAAGCCAGCAATCGCCAATTGCGGTGGTCGTTTCGGCTCCGCAGGGGATCACTAATCATTTGGTGGCGTTAACGGAAAATCTATTAGAAGGCGCAGAGCTAGAGCAGGGCATTGCTCATCTTGTTCACGCTATAACCAATATATTTGACGGTCTGTCATCATCTCAACGTTACTTTAATCGACAACATGCAGAACAAGCACTTGCAAGATGGGAGCATCAATTAAGCCGCTGGTTAACGGGCGCGGCTATGTTAAACCATTGCCCAAACCATATTCGTGCTTGTGTGATCAGTCTAGGCGAACGTTTAAGCGTGGCTATTTTGGAGTCGCTACTGCAACGAGAACAGCAACAGTTAACTCTGCTTGAACCCGAAGCCTTTTTAAAAACCAATGAATCCTCGTTAAATGCGGTTGCCGATTTGGTTTTATGTCGTCAATTGTACGTTGAAAAATATAGTCAAAATGAACGCATTTGTTTGATGCCTGGCTTTATTGGCTCTGCGCCATCAGGCCAACTTACAACATTAGGACGAAATGGTTCTGATTATTCGGCGGCGGTATTGTCAGTTTGTGCCAATGCTGAGTGCTGTGAAATTTGGACCGATGTCGATGGCGTGTTTAACGCCGATCCTAGGTTAATTAAAGACGCCAAGCTGTTGGATCACTTGTCATACCAAGAAGCGATGGAGCTATCGTATTTTGGCGCCAAAGTGTTGCATCCTAAGACCATTGGACCTATTGCCCAACATCATATCCCCTGTTTAATTAAAAACACCACCAACCCCGACGCTAAAGGTACTTTAATTTCCAATGAAGATAAGGGGTTAAAACAAGTTAAAGCGATTTCTAACCTTGATGAATTAACCATGATTAATGTATCAGGGCCAGGCATGAAAGGCATGGTTGGGATGGCAAGTCGAGTCTTTGCTTGTATGAGCCGTGAAAACATTTCTTTGGTGATGATTTCACAATCTTCATCAGAATATTGTATCAGTTTTTGTGTCTACTCCAGTGAAGCGTATCGGGCTCAACAAAGTTTGCAAGCTGAGTTTGAGCTGGAGTTATTAAACCAGCTACTCGAACCTATTGAATTACAATCACATTTATCTATCGTGTCACTCGTTGGTGATGGTATGCACCAACAACGAGGGGTTGCGGGTAAACTCTTTAGCTCATTAGCTCAGGCCCGAGTGAATGTGGTGGCCATTGCTCAAGATTCTTCTGAGCGCAGTATTTCGGTGGTTATAGAACAACGAAAATGTACCGATGCGTTAAAAGTATGCCATCAAAACTTCTTTTCTCATCGTCAAACCATTGATGCCTTTTTGGTTGGTTGTGGCGTGGTCGGTAGTGAGTTGATTGCTCAAATTGGCCGTCAGCAACAGTATTTAAACCAACAAGGCATTGAATTAAAACTGTATGGTATCGCCAACAGTAAAGGAATGGCTTTTGAACCCAATGGAATTGATTTACAGCATTGGCAAGAGGCGCTAAAAAGTGACCTTAAAGCGGTGAGTTTAGAAAACATTAAAGCTTTTGTACGCAGCCAGCATTTAATCAATCCGGTGCTCGTTGATTGTACTTCCAGTGAAGAGTTGGCTATGACTTATGCCGACTTTTTAGCCGAGGGCTTTCATGTCGTTACCCCCAATAAAAAAGCCAATACCGACTCGTGGGCCTATTATTTGAAGCTTCGCGAAGCGGCCCGTTCCACCAACCGGTTATTCTTATATGAAACTAACGTGGGTGCGGGTTTACCGGTTATTGATACCATGCAAAATTTATTTAAGGCCGGTGATAGCCTGAATCAATTTGAAGGTGTTTTATCTGGCTCTTTATCGTATATTTTTGGCAAACTTGATGAAGGCATTAGCTTATCTGAAGCCACGAACATCGCTAAAAGCCATGGTTTTACCGAACCCGACCCGCGCGATGATTTAAGTGGGATGGACGTTGCGCGTAAACTTCTTATCATGGCCAGAGAAGCTGGCATGGTTTTGGAGTTGCAAAATATCAAAGTTGAATCGGTATTACCGCAAGATTTTGATGCCAGTGGCAGTGTCGATGATTTTTTACATAACCTCAAACAGCTCGATCAAGAGTTTAAAGAAAGGGTCGAAAATGCTGCAAAAGATGGGAAAGTGCTGCGTTACGTAGGTTCTATTTGCCAAGGAGAGTGTCGGGTATCCATTGAAGCGGTTGACGCTTCTCACCCTTTATATGGCATTAAAGATGGTGAAAATGCTTTAGCCATACAAAGTCAATATTATCAACCTATTCCCCTAGTATTACGCGGTTATGGCGCGGGCGCTGAAGTTACCGCCGCCGGCGTCTTTGGTGACTTACTAAGAACTCAAGCGTGGAAGCAGGAGTTATAA
- the thrB gene encoding homoserine kinase, with translation MTLKVFAPASIGNVSVGFDVLGMAVQPISGELLGDVVSIKKSHTGQNELSVRGEFADKLPQNSEQNIVWQCMLSFNQKLVLAGKTVEAVSLELDKKMPVGSGLGSSACSVVAALVALNEYYQKVFTKPQLLHLMGQMEAKISGSLHYDNVAPCYLGGMQMMVSDKDIISQSIPPLKNTYWLMAYPGIKMSTKEARDVLPSHYSRSDLIKFGQSLASFIDACHRGNNAQALSYIEDVVAEPYRATLLPKFSQTKHYLLQHGAKAAGISGSGPTLFAVCDDLSIAQTLCQYLEAEYLQSEQGFLHTCQIDMQGARVIEE, from the coding sequence ATGACCTTAAAAGTTTTTGCTCCAGCCTCAATCGGTAATGTCAGTGTTGGTTTTGACGTCCTTGGTATGGCCGTTCAACCCATTTCAGGCGAATTGTTAGGGGATGTGGTGAGCATTAAGAAATCACATACGGGGCAGAATGAACTGTCAGTGCGAGGCGAGTTTGCTGACAAATTGCCACAAAATTCAGAGCAAAACATTGTCTGGCAATGTATGCTCAGTTTTAACCAAAAGCTGGTCTTAGCGGGTAAAACAGTTGAAGCTGTGAGTTTAGAATTAGACAAAAAAATGCCCGTTGGTAGTGGTTTAGGTTCGAGTGCTTGTTCCGTGGTGGCGGCGTTAGTGGCCTTAAATGAATATTATCAGAAGGTTTTTACTAAACCCCAACTATTGCACTTGATGGGGCAAATGGAAGCTAAAATTAGCGGTAGTTTACATTATGATAATGTTGCCCCATGTTATTTGGGGGGCATGCAAATGATGGTCAGTGATAAGGACATTATTTCACAATCGATCCCCCCACTAAAAAATACCTACTGGCTAATGGCATATCCTGGTATAAAAATGTCGACGAAAGAAGCCCGCGATGTGTTACCAAGCCACTATAGTCGCTCTGATCTTATAAAGTTCGGTCAATCACTGGCCAGTTTTATTGATGCTTGTCATCGTGGAAATAATGCCCAAGCATTATCTTATATTGAAGACGTGGTCGCTGAGCCGTATCGGGCAACATTATTGCCTAAGTTCAGTCAAACTAAACACTATTTACTCCAACATGGAGCCAAAGCGGCAGGGATTTCAGGATCAGGACCAACGTTGTTTGCTGTTTGTGACGACCTTAGTATTGCACAAACCCTCTGTCAGTACTTAGAAGCGGAATACTTACAATCAGAACAAGGATTTTTACACACCTGTCAAATAGATATGCAAGGTGCCAGAGTTATTGAGGAATAA